The following are encoded together in the Pedobacter sp. D749 genome:
- a CDS encoding outer membrane beta-barrel protein, whose product MLKQLFPVFIFSLLFFPALAQKASIKGVVVDTVEKKKLQNSSILLISGKDSVLVTDTRTKANGEFELLNLKKGNYTLVITFPKMADYIRDIQLSDSSKFNLGNIAMDSKATLLNEVTIKAQKQAISMKGDTITYQADSFAVKPHANLQDLLRRLPGIEVDKNGAIKAGGKDVNTLLVDGEEFFGDDPLLAQKYLKANAVSEVQVYDKKTKEEELSGIKEGDAKEKVMNIKLKENAKNGYLSTLDANSDLNHFKNIGGMAGIYKSKLKAAVFGFNSNTNQDSKASEAMSRLKGNDYDVIEVGDDGSTVMIMYGGRDDDGFSPTNGLPDITSYGAHFSDKWNENKVGLKLNYKGNNRDVIDRTTSKNQSLLPNGTNFFSSGSANSETKSTDQSLKGSVDVKIDSLSTLKISFAASKNKNSNEYKSTNETKNGSGFFVNNSDQTNNSNGVDNLFNGNINYSKKFAKKGRTLSIDLQPETKNGNSLGNSKSVTNYYDDNGVSKGPPITQDFLNDNSGRETSLGARISYTEPLNKQFSLQTAYSFKTVNSNSHKLVFDKSLNNKRIDSLSNNFDFNNFSNIGKVVLQYRAKKFTLSGGAEATQTTFELNDLDRSNKFNRNYLNWAPQSNFNYKLGKNTSVSLNYNGNTRQPSLDQLQPIRQINNPLYEIKGNPNLKPSFNNNFGFNLNTYQQKSQMYAYVYGGYSFTKNAVASTSTVDEVNKTTSSYINLNGNNNFYAGASFNKSFSKINFSTGLNASYNHSNSVSILNNKLNENVNNSISLRPRFSYYSDKFQVQYDPSFTFSNSRSSIGSINNGKNFFHNHEISGTIELPYNTEFNTSISLSYQPANTSFSKPVNIAIWNAYLSKKMLKAQELELKVAISDILAERIGYNRYVGGNSISENTNSFIPRYVLIGVTYNLTGNFVKQDKK is encoded by the coding sequence ATGCTCAAGCAACTTTTCCCGGTTTTTATTTTTTCATTACTATTTTTCCCGGCACTGGCACAAAAAGCAAGCATAAAAGGCGTTGTGGTTGATACCGTCGAGAAAAAAAAATTACAAAACAGTTCTATACTACTGATATCAGGCAAAGATTCTGTCCTAGTTACGGATACCCGGACCAAAGCCAACGGTGAATTCGAATTATTGAACCTAAAAAAAGGCAATTACACTTTAGTCATCACCTTTCCTAAAATGGCCGATTATATAAGAGACATCCAGTTGTCAGATTCATCGAAATTTAATCTGGGTAATATCGCGATGGATAGCAAAGCTACACTTTTGAATGAGGTGACAATCAAGGCACAAAAACAGGCCATTAGCATGAAAGGTGATACGATAACCTACCAGGCAGATAGCTTTGCGGTGAAGCCACATGCCAACTTGCAGGATCTGTTAAGGCGATTACCAGGAATTGAGGTGGATAAAAATGGTGCAATAAAAGCAGGTGGAAAAGATGTAAATACGCTTTTGGTTGATGGAGAAGAATTTTTTGGTGATGATCCGCTTCTTGCTCAAAAATACCTGAAAGCTAATGCAGTTAGTGAAGTTCAGGTTTACGACAAAAAAACCAAAGAGGAAGAATTATCCGGAATAAAAGAGGGTGATGCCAAGGAGAAGGTGATGAATATAAAACTCAAGGAGAATGCTAAAAATGGCTATCTCAGCACTCTTGATGCCAATAGTGATTTAAATCATTTTAAAAATATTGGGGGCATGGCTGGTATCTACAAAAGCAAATTAAAAGCGGCAGTGTTTGGATTTAACTCCAATACCAACCAGGATTCGAAAGCAAGTGAAGCCATGAGCAGATTAAAAGGAAATGATTATGATGTAATTGAAGTTGGTGATGATGGCAGTACCGTTATGATTATGTACGGCGGTAGAGATGATGATGGTTTCTCGCCAACAAACGGCTTGCCTGATATCACCAGTTATGGTGCACATTTCTCCGATAAATGGAATGAAAATAAAGTAGGTCTGAAACTCAATTATAAAGGCAACAATCGGGATGTTATAGATAGAACAACCTCTAAAAACCAGTCACTATTGCCAAATGGAACAAATTTCTTTAGTTCCGGCAGCGCAAACAGCGAAACTAAGAGTACGGACCAGAGTTTAAAAGGGAGCGTTGATGTTAAGATAGACTCGCTGTCTACATTAAAAATATCATTTGCTGCGAGCAAAAACAAAAACAGTAATGAATACAAAAGCACTAACGAAACCAAGAACGGTTCAGGATTTTTTGTAAACAACAGTGATCAAACAAACAACAGCAACGGAGTTGACAATCTGTTTAACGGCAATATCAATTATTCGAAAAAGTTTGCCAAAAAAGGAAGAACGCTGTCTATCGATTTACAACCAGAAACCAAAAACGGCAACAGTCTCGGCAACAGTAAAAGTGTCACCAATTATTATGATGACAATGGCGTATCAAAAGGGCCGCCGATCACCCAGGATTTCCTCAATGATAACTCGGGCAGGGAAACCTCACTTGGCGCAAGAATATCGTATACTGAACCTCTGAACAAACAATTCTCATTGCAAACCGCCTATAGCTTTAAAACGGTAAACTCCAATAGCCATAAACTGGTTTTCGATAAGTCATTAAATAATAAACGGATCGATTCGCTAAGTAATAATTTCGATTTTAATAATTTTTCGAATATAGGCAAGGTGGTATTACAATATCGGGCAAAGAAATTTACTTTATCTGGCGGTGCAGAGGCTACACAAACAACATTCGAGCTGAATGATTTAGACCGCAGCAACAAATTTAACCGAAATTACTTAAACTGGGCACCACAGAGTAACTTCAACTATAAACTTGGTAAAAACACAAGTGTATCCTTAAACTATAATGGAAATACACGACAGCCAAGCTTAGATCAGCTACAGCCCATCAGGCAAATAAACAATCCACTTTACGAAATAAAAGGTAATCCAAATTTAAAACCATCGTTCAACAACAATTTTGGCTTTAATTTAAACACCTACCAGCAAAAATCGCAAATGTACGCATATGTGTATGGGGGCTACAGTTTTACCAAAAATGCAGTAGCGAGTACGAGTACAGTAGATGAGGTAAACAAAACGACAAGTAGTTACATCAATCTGAATGGCAATAACAATTTTTACGCCGGTGCAAGTTTTAATAAAAGTTTCAGCAAAATTAATTTTAGTACGGGCTTAAATGCCAGTTATAACCATTCAAACTCGGTTTCTATTTTAAACAATAAACTGAATGAAAATGTAAACAACAGTATCAGTTTACGTCCTCGATTCAGTTATTACAGTGATAAATTTCAAGTTCAGTACGATCCATCCTTTACCTTTTCAAACAGTCGCTCATCCATCGGCTCCATAAACAATGGTAAAAACTTTTTCCATAACCATGAAATTTCCGGCACTATAGAACTGCCATACAATACCGAATTCAATACCTCAATATCATTATCGTACCAGCCTGCCAACACTTCGTTCAGCAAGCCGGTAAATATTGCCATCTGGAATGCCTATTTATCAAAGAAGATGCTTAAAGCCCAGGAACTGGAATTAAAAGTAGCGATTTCAGATATTTTAGCTGAAAGGATCGGTTACAATCGATACGTTGGCGGCAACAGTATTAGTGAGAACACCAACAGTTTTATTCCAAGGTATGTCCTGATCGGTGTAACCTATAATTTAACTGGAAACTTTGTTAAACAAGACAAAAAATAA
- the yidC gene encoding membrane protein insertase YidC encodes MDRNTFTGLFLIMIILAGSFYFLRPNEAEMKKAKETERLDSLKKAGVTPVKKDSTKTAAIANPAVDSLALKGPFGTALTGTEANTVLENENLLITLSNKGGKITSVEVKGQKTFTGKPLILFAGSENKFGLNLNAAGKVINTNDLYFTSTKTGNTVTMRANYGANAYVEYVYDLKASSNKVAFNVNLVGLQQVIAGNTIGLNWSTILLQQEKSIESEHRYSAPYYKYLDGDVNHLSVSKDEKEELSKGKIQWFSFKQHFFSASLISKQAFEKGSLEVKIPTAPGQVKFYDANMQLPYAHIANQAYEMEFYFGTNKFSALKAQGYDLEQQVDMGYWPLKYINRFIVLPVFNFLNSFGWNYGLIILVLTILLKLALSPLTYKSYLSMAKMRVLKPEMDEIKAKVGEDNPTLVQQEYLKLYKKAGVNPLGGCLPMVLQLPLVMAFFFFFPNLFELRGESFLWMKDLSTYDEFIKFGVKIPFIGDHLSLMCVLMTISTLIMTYFNNQVSGATGQMKYIGYIMPVIFLGVLNSYPAGLNYYYFLANLMTFGQQFLIRKMVDDDKIHALIQQNKARPADEKKKKSKFQQRLDDYMRQQQQAKK; translated from the coding sequence ATGGATAGAAATACCTTTACAGGACTGTTCCTGATTATGATCATTTTGGCAGGATCATTCTACTTTTTGAGGCCGAACGAGGCTGAAATGAAAAAAGCCAAAGAAACAGAGCGTTTAGATTCTTTGAAAAAAGCTGGAGTTACACCAGTAAAAAAAGATAGCACCAAAACTGCAGCGATTGCTAATCCGGCTGTAGACTCTTTAGCCTTAAAAGGCCCTTTTGGCACTGCTTTAACGGGTACTGAAGCCAATACGGTTCTGGAAAACGAAAATTTATTGATCACTTTAAGCAATAAAGGTGGTAAAATTACATCTGTTGAAGTTAAAGGACAGAAAACCTTTACCGGTAAACCACTTATTTTATTTGCTGGTAGCGAAAACAAGTTTGGTTTAAATTTAAATGCAGCTGGTAAAGTAATTAATACCAACGATTTATATTTTACTTCAACAAAAACAGGTAATACAGTTACCATGCGTGCCAACTACGGTGCCAATGCTTACGTAGAATATGTTTACGATTTAAAAGCCTCGAGCAACAAAGTAGCTTTCAATGTTAATTTAGTTGGCTTACAACAGGTAATTGCAGGTAATACGATTGGTTTAAATTGGTCGACTATCTTATTACAACAAGAAAAATCGATCGAAAGTGAACACCGTTATTCTGCACCATATTACAAATATTTAGATGGTGATGTAAACCACCTTAGTGTTTCGAAAGATGAGAAAGAAGAATTATCGAAAGGTAAAATCCAATGGTTCTCTTTCAAGCAACACTTTTTCTCAGCTTCTTTAATCTCGAAACAAGCTTTCGAAAAAGGAAGTTTAGAAGTTAAAATCCCAACAGCTCCTGGACAGGTAAAGTTTTATGATGCCAATATGCAATTGCCATATGCGCATATTGCAAACCAGGCTTATGAAATGGAATTCTATTTCGGAACCAACAAATTTTCTGCCCTAAAAGCACAAGGTTATGATTTAGAGCAGCAGGTTGATATGGGCTACTGGCCATTGAAATACATTAACCGCTTTATTGTATTACCGGTATTTAACTTCTTAAACAGCTTTGGCTGGAACTACGGTTTAATCATTCTGGTATTAACCATCTTGTTAAAACTTGCTTTATCACCACTTACTTACAAGTCATACCTATCAATGGCTAAAATGCGTGTATTGAAACCAGAAATGGATGAAATTAAAGCTAAAGTAGGTGAAGATAACCCAACATTGGTTCAACAGGAATATTTAAAACTATATAAGAAAGCGGGGGTAAATCCTCTGGGTGGATGTTTGCCAATGGTATTACAGCTGCCTTTGGTAATGGCCTTCTTTTTCTTTTTCCCGAACTTGTTTGAGTTACGCGGCGAGAGTTTCTTATGGATGAAAGATTTATCAACCTATGATGAGTTTATCAAATTTGGCGTAAAAATTCCTTTCATTGGCGATCACTTAAGTTTAATGTGTGTATTGATGACCATCTCTACATTAATTATGACTTATTTCAATAACCAGGTTTCCGGAGCAACAGGCCAAATGAAATACATCGGTTATATTATGCCGGTTATTTTCTTAGGGGTATTGAACAGCTACCCTGCCGGATTAAACTATTATTATTTCTTAGCCAACTTAATGACTTTCGGACAGCAGTTCTTAATTCGTAAAATGGTTGATGATGATAAAATTCATGCTTTAATTCAGCAAAACAAAGCGAGACCAGCTGACGAGAAAAAGAAAAAATCTAAATTCCAACAGCGTTTAGATGACTATATGCGTCAGCAACAACAAGCTAAAAAGTAA
- a CDS encoding S9 family peptidase — MQKRLTIILFFVVSFAYAQKKPLDHSVYDTWESVGTKQLSNNGQWAMYSILQQEGDAQLYLTNIKTNAKINIPRGMNSQFSNDSKFAAFNIRPLNKDLRQAKIKKKKSDELPKDSLGIANLTTSAVTKVARVKSFKFPEEGAGVMAYLTEKPDTAKRMVKPAEKKDDETDFADDEPAGKSKTEEGTDLVVKNLLTGTDKTYKFVTDYYFSKDGKQLVFACSGSKKDKTAPQGVFLLNTEKGTLKTLIKGKGSFKNFTFDEESEHVAFVGEQSPEKQEIKDYNIYYNSLTLDTAQILVDFDMPGLPAKWSVNGDGKITFSKDGKKLFFGISPIKKPKDTTIVDFEVAKVDVWNYKDDYLQPMQLKNADRDSKKSYLSVIDVYSSDPKVIPLTDLKLPDANIIAEGDANVVLASTDYGRRIESQWSGSTTKDYYLVDTKNGQKKKIIDNLSGYVMASPGGNYVLYFDRKAGSWNTYNITTGKLTVLTTGLTEKFVNEENDVPDLPSAYGLATWTEGDKAVLIYDKYDIWSFSPDGKTAPKNITTGFGRANNITFRYERVQQDNRLERNADSKFVKANEIVWLDGFNNLTKENGFYRTSVGSAKAPELVVMAKFKYSNLVKAKDADIYIYDKTSYVESPNVYITTDFKTETKLSNTNPQQKDYNWGTAELVKWTTSKGYKAEGILYKPENFDPNKKYPMIAYFYEKLTDGLYTYQAPAPTPSRLNISYFVSNGYLVFAPDISYETGHPGKSAVEFINSGVESLKKNSWVDGSKIGIQGQSWGGYQVAYLITQNNMYAAAWAGAPVVNMTSAYGGIRWETGMNRQFQYEKTQSRIGATLWEKPELYIENSPLFMLPKVNTPVVIMANDADGAVPWYQGIEMFTGLRRLGKPVWMLNYNGEAHNLVQRQNRKDIQIREQQFFDYYLKGAKAPAWMTSGIPATEKGKTWGFELTDDKP, encoded by the coding sequence ATGCAAAAGAGACTAACTATTATTCTGTTTTTCGTTGTCAGCTTTGCCTACGCACAAAAGAAACCTTTGGATCATTCGGTATATGATACCTGGGAATCTGTAGGTACAAAGCAATTATCAAATAATGGTCAATGGGCTATGTATAGCATCTTACAACAAGAAGGAGATGCACAATTATACCTTACTAATATTAAAACGAATGCAAAGATAAATATCCCAAGAGGGATGAACTCGCAATTTAGCAACGATTCTAAGTTCGCAGCATTTAACATCCGTCCACTAAATAAAGATTTGCGTCAGGCTAAAATTAAAAAGAAAAAGTCAGACGAATTGCCAAAAGATTCGTTGGGCATTGCCAACCTCACTACCAGTGCCGTTACAAAAGTAGCAAGGGTAAAATCTTTCAAATTCCCGGAAGAAGGTGCTGGTGTAATGGCCTATTTAACTGAAAAACCAGATACGGCAAAGAGAATGGTAAAACCTGCTGAGAAAAAGGATGACGAAACTGATTTTGCCGATGATGAACCTGCAGGAAAAAGCAAAACCGAAGAAGGAACCGATCTGGTAGTGAAAAACCTTTTAACAGGCACAGATAAAACCTATAAATTCGTTACCGATTATTATTTCAGTAAAGACGGCAAACAATTGGTTTTTGCCTGCAGTGGATCTAAAAAGGACAAAACGGCTCCTCAGGGCGTGTTCTTGCTGAATACAGAAAAAGGCACATTAAAAACCCTGATTAAAGGAAAAGGAAGTTTCAAAAACTTCACATTTGATGAGGAAAGCGAACATGTTGCTTTCGTGGGTGAGCAAAGTCCGGAGAAACAAGAAATAAAAGATTACAATATTTATTACAACTCTTTAACGCTTGATACGGCGCAGATACTGGTAGATTTTGATATGCCAGGGTTACCTGCAAAATGGTCGGTTAATGGCGATGGTAAGATAACTTTTAGTAAAGACGGCAAGAAATTGTTTTTCGGCATCTCACCTATTAAAAAGCCAAAAGATACTACAATCGTAGATTTCGAAGTGGCCAAAGTTGATGTTTGGAACTACAAAGACGATTATCTACAGCCGATGCAGCTTAAAAATGCGGACAGGGACAGCAAAAAAAGCTATTTATCCGTTATTGATGTTTACAGCAGCGATCCTAAAGTAATTCCATTAACAGATCTAAAACTACCGGATGCCAATATCATTGCGGAAGGCGATGCCAATGTGGTTTTAGCGTCTACAGACTATGGACGTAGGATCGAATCGCAATGGAGCGGTTCTACCACAAAAGATTACTATTTAGTTGACACTAAAAACGGTCAGAAAAAGAAAATTATTGATAATTTAAGCGGATATGTCATGGCTTCTCCTGGCGGAAACTACGTTTTATATTTTGATAGAAAAGCAGGTAGCTGGAATACTTATAACATAACGACAGGCAAATTAACTGTACTAACAACCGGATTAACAGAAAAATTTGTCAATGAAGAAAATGATGTACCCGATTTACCATCTGCTTATGGCTTAGCCACCTGGACTGAAGGCGATAAGGCCGTATTAATTTACGATAAATACGATATCTGGTCGTTCTCTCCAGATGGAAAAACGGCGCCAAAAAACATTACTACCGGTTTTGGAAGAGCAAACAACATTACCTTCCGTTACGAAAGAGTACAACAGGACAACAGGTTAGAACGCAATGCAGACAGCAAATTTGTAAAAGCGAATGAAATAGTCTGGTTAGATGGCTTTAACAATTTGACAAAAGAAAATGGTTTTTACCGCACCAGTGTCGGTTCGGCTAAAGCACCAGAATTGGTTGTAATGGCTAAATTTAAATACTCCAACCTGGTAAAAGCAAAAGATGCTGATATCTACATTTACGATAAAACCAGTTATGTAGAATCGCCAAATGTTTACATCACCACCGATTTCAAAACGGAAACCAAATTAAGTAATACCAACCCTCAACAAAAAGACTACAATTGGGGAACGGCTGAACTGGTTAAGTGGACTACATCAAAGGGCTATAAAGCCGAAGGTATTTTGTACAAACCGGAAAATTTCGATCCAAATAAGAAGTATCCAATGATCGCTTATTTCTACGAAAAACTAACGGATGGTTTGTATACTTATCAAGCGCCGGCTCCAACTCCTTCGCGCCTAAACATTTCTTATTTCGTGAGTAACGGATATTTAGTTTTCGCACCCGATATTAGTTATGAAACTGGTCATCCAGGTAAATCAGCAGTTGAATTCATCAATTCAGGTGTAGAAAGTTTGAAGAAAAATAGCTGGGTTGATGGCAGTAAAATCGGCATCCAGGGTCAAAGCTGGGGTGGTTATCAGGTAGCCTATCTCATTACGCAAAATAACATGTATGCAGCAGCCTGGGCTGGCGCGCCTGTGGTGAATATGACTTCGGCTTATGGTGGTATCCGTTGGGAAACCGGTATGAACCGTCAGTTCCAGTACGAGAAAACACAAAGCCGTATCGGTGCGACACTTTGGGAAAAACCTGAATTATATATCGAGAACTCTCCACTATTTATGCTTCCGAAAGTTAATACACCTGTGGTGATCATGGCTAATGATGCAGATGGTGCTGTGCCTTGGTATCAAGGGATCGAAATGTTTACAGGTCTGCGCCGTTTAGGCAAACCCGTTTGGATGTTAAATTACAATGGTGAAGCGCACAACCTGGTTCAACGCCAGAACCGTAAGGATATTCAAATCCGCGAGCAACAATTTTTCGACTATTATTTAAAAGGTGCGAAAGCTCCGGCCTGGATGACAAGTGGAATTCCTGCTACCGAAAAAGGAAAAACCTGGGGTTTTGAATTAACAGATGATAAACCTTAG
- a CDS encoding nucleoside recognition domain-containing protein — protein MALSRIWSAFIIVAIVVACIKCFFFGQSDIFNWMVIGKSDDPANPLKLDGIIQTCSIAVKLCIELVGTLALFMGFMAIAEKAGGIRLLSRMISPFFSKLFPEVPKGHPSMGHMIMNFSANLLGLDNAATPFGIKAMESLQELNPNKDVASNSQIMFLCLHAAGLCLIPVSVIAIRSTQNAQNPTDIFIPCMIVTFVGTMAAMLIVSFKQKINLLQPAILTWVLGISAVIAAIVWYVSRLNAASVTSFSGLLSGGLILLIFLLIVIGALYKKIDIFDSFVEGAKGGFETAIKIIPYLVGILVAVCMLRTSGTFDVIMNGIKHAFIFLGADTRFVDALPTALIRPLSGGAARGMMVSTMIANGPDSFASRLSGVFQGASDTTFYVVAVYFGAVGIRNTRYAIGSMLLADLVGVITAISMAYLFWPGLK, from the coding sequence ATGGCATTAAGCAGGATTTGGTCGGCATTTATTATTGTAGCTATTGTTGTAGCTTGTATTAAATGCTTTTTCTTTGGGCAAAGCGATATTTTTAACTGGATGGTAATCGGAAAGTCCGATGATCCGGCAAATCCGCTTAAATTGGACGGAATTATTCAAACCTGTTCCATTGCTGTAAAACTTTGTATTGAGTTGGTAGGCACTTTGGCTTTGTTTATGGGCTTTATGGCTATTGCAGAAAAAGCAGGTGGTATTCGTTTATTATCAAGGATGATCAGCCCGTTTTTTTCAAAGCTTTTTCCTGAAGTGCCAAAAGGTCACCCTTCTATGGGCCACATGATCATGAACTTTTCAGCAAACTTATTAGGTTTAGATAATGCAGCAACCCCTTTCGGTATTAAAGCCATGGAAAGTTTGCAGGAGTTGAATCCGAATAAAGATGTTGCCAGTAATTCGCAGATTATGTTTTTATGCCTGCACGCCGCAGGTTTGTGTTTGATCCCTGTAAGTGTAATTGCCATCCGCTCAACCCAAAATGCGCAGAATCCTACCGATATTTTTATTCCCTGTATGATTGTAACCTTTGTAGGTACCATGGCTGCAATGCTGATTGTTTCTTTCAAGCAGAAAATCAATCTTTTACAACCTGCTATTTTAACATGGGTTTTAGGAATTTCAGCAGTAATTGCAGCAATAGTGTGGTATGTGAGCCGTTTAAATGCAGCAAGCGTTACTTCTTTCTCTGGCCTGCTAAGTGGTGGACTTATTTTACTGATCTTTTTACTCATCGTTATTGGTGCGCTATACAAGAAAATAGACATTTTTGATTCTTTTGTTGAAGGCGCAAAAGGCGGATTTGAAACGGCCATCAAAATTATCCCCTATTTAGTGGGGATTTTAGTTGCCGTATGTATGTTGAGGACTAGCGGAACTTTTGATGTAATCATGAACGGAATTAAACATGCTTTCATCTTTTTAGGCGCAGATACCCGTTTCGTTGATGCACTACCTACGGCTTTGATCAGGCCTTTGAGTGGCGGAGCGGCCAGAGGCATGATGGTGAGTACCATGATTGCCAACGGACCAGATTCTTTTGCCAGCAGATTATCAGGGGTATTTCAGGGTGCATCAGATACCACTTTTTATGTAGTAGCTGTTTATTTTGGTGCTGTTGGCATCAGAAATACCCGTTATGCAATTGGTTCGATGTTATTGGCCGATTTAGTTGGTGTAATTACTGCGATAAGCATGGCTTACCTCTTTTGGCCTGGATTAAAATAA
- a CDS encoding GLPGLI family protein produces MKHLGLSIILFFAVTIIRAQTVFIRSAKITFEKKINQKQQLAENDWMSDDAKDKMSKYRTSNWDYSFNDSSSVYRVKPKETLNDNNFFFIAGENTNEMYTDFSKKARVIRKPINGEDFILKDTIPHLQWKIMHDVRQIAGYECRKATTVINDSVTVVAFYTDEILLKGGPEGFTGLPGMILGLAIPRYNTTWFATKVEAKNVPILNIVPPAKGKRTDTEKDFKKMVDLYTRYDDKKNPRKIEAIKKELYTLIL; encoded by the coding sequence ATGAAACATTTAGGATTAAGCATAATTTTATTTTTTGCGGTTACCATAATCAGGGCACAAACTGTTTTCATCAGAAGTGCTAAAATAACATTTGAGAAAAAGATAAACCAAAAGCAGCAATTGGCAGAAAACGATTGGATGTCAGACGATGCTAAAGATAAAATGAGCAAATACAGGACTTCCAACTGGGATTATAGTTTTAATGATAGTAGCTCCGTTTATAGGGTTAAACCGAAGGAAACCTTAAACGACAATAATTTCTTCTTTATTGCTGGCGAGAATACAAATGAAATGTATACCGATTTTAGCAAAAAAGCAAGGGTAATCAGAAAACCAATAAATGGCGAAGATTTCATTTTAAAAGACACGATCCCTCATCTCCAATGGAAAATTATGCATGATGTGCGCCAGATTGCAGGTTATGAATGCCGTAAAGCGACAACTGTAATAAACGATTCTGTTACTGTAGTGGCTTTTTATACTGATGAGATTTTATTAAAAGGTGGTCCGGAGGGATTTACCGGTTTACCAGGAATGATATTGGGTTTGGCTATACCACGTTACAACACTACCTGGTTTGCGACTAAGGTGGAAGCGAAAAACGTTCCGATCTTAAACATCGTACCTCCGGCAAAGGGAAAGAGAACCGATACGGAAAAAGATTTCAAAAAAATGGTCGACCTCTATACCCGTTATGATGATAAAAAGAATCCCAGAAAGATAGAAGCTATTAAAAAAGAACTTTATACGCTGATACTTTAA
- a CDS encoding CTP synthase translates to MTKYIFVTGGVTSSLGKGIISASLAKLLQARGYRVTIQKFDPYINIDPGTLNPYEHGECFVTEDGAETDLDLGHYERFLNVPTSQANNITTGRIYQNVISKERKGEYLGKTVQVVPHITDEIKRNMRILGDSGEYDIVITELGGTVGDIESLPFIEAVRQFKWEEGSSNAIVIHLTLVPYLAAAGELKTKPTQHSVKALLEYGIQPDILVCRTEHHISADIRKKIALFCNVNINAVVESMDASTIYDVPLLMLKEQLDKTVLSKLKLPTKNDPDMESWKDFLGRLKNPTAEVKIGLIGKYVELPDAYKSIIESFVHAGSKNECKVRVEYIHSEGIFPDNVKEKLSHLQGVLVAPGFGSRGIEGKIDAIKYVRENNVPFFGICLGMQCAVIEFGRNVLGLKDAHTTEIEENSPNPVINMMEEQKKITNKGGTMRLGSYPCDIKKGTKAFSIYGKSHINERHRHRYEFNNAYLKQYEDAGMIASGMNPQTNLVEIVELKNHPFFVGGQFHPELKSTVANPHPLFVKFVAAAMEFAKKKTN, encoded by the coding sequence ATGACAAAGTATATTTTTGTTACGGGCGGTGTAACTTCCTCTTTAGGTAAGGGCATCATTTCCGCATCTTTAGCTAAACTTTTACAGGCACGTGGCTACCGTGTAACCATCCAAAAATTCGATCCTTACATTAATATTGATCCAGGAACATTAAACCCATACGAACATGGCGAATGTTTTGTAACTGAAGATGGTGCTGAAACCGATTTGGATCTTGGTCATTATGAGCGTTTCCTTAACGTTCCAACTTCGCAGGCAAATAACATTACTACTGGCCGCATTTATCAAAACGTAATTAGCAAAGAGCGCAAAGGTGAATATTTAGGTAAAACGGTACAGGTTGTTCCACATATTACCGACGAGATTAAACGCAACATGCGCATTTTGGGCGATAGCGGTGAATACGACATTGTAATTACCGAACTTGGTGGTACCGTTGGAGATATTGAGTCTTTACCATTTATCGAAGCTGTTCGTCAGTTTAAGTGGGAAGAAGGCAGTTCCAATGCCATTGTTATTCACTTAACCCTCGTTCCTTATTTAGCTGCTGCAGGTGAATTAAAAACCAAACCAACACAACACTCTGTTAAAGCCTTATTGGAATACGGAATACAGCCAGATATATTGGTTTGCAGAACAGAACACCACATCAGCGCCGATATCAGAAAAAAAATTGCATTATTTTGTAACGTTAACATCAATGCCGTAGTCGAATCGATGGATGCATCTACTATTTATGATGTGCCATTGTTGATGTTAAAAGAACAATTGGATAAAACTGTTTTATCGAAATTAAAACTGCCTACCAAGAACGATCCGGATATGGAAAGCTGGAAAGATTTCCTGGGTCGTTTAAAAAACCCAACTGCTGAAGTAAAAATTGGCCTGATTGGTAAATATGTAGAATTACCTGATGCCTATAAATCAATTATCGAATCTTTTGTACACGCAGGTTCGAAAAACGAATGTAAAGTCAGGGTAGAATATATCCACTCTGAAGGTATTTTCCCAGATAACGTAAAAGAGAAATTGAGTCATTTACAAGGTGTTTTAGTGGCGCCAGGTTTTGGCAGCCGGGGTATTGAGGGTAAAATTGATGCCATCAAATATGTTCGCGAGAACAATGTTCCTTTCTTCGGGATCTGTTTGGGTATGCAATGTGCAGTTATCGAATTTGGACGTAATGTTTTAGGTTTGAAAGATGCACACACAACAGAAATTGAAGAAAATTCGCCAAATCCGGTCATTAACATGATGGAAGAGCAGAAAAAAATAACCAATAAAGGCGGAACAATGCGTTTAGGCTCTTATCCTTGCGATATTAAAAAAGGAACAAAAGCTTTTTCTATTTATGGTAAATCGCATATCAACGAGCGTCATCGTCACCGTTACGAATTTAATAATGCTTATTTAAAGCAATATGAAGATGCAGGAATGATTGCGTCAGGTATGAATCCGCAAACCAATTTGGTTGAAATTGTGGAACTAAAAAATCATCCATTTTTCGTTGGCGGACAGTTTCACCCAGAATTAAAATCAACAGTTGCTAATCCTCACCCACTTTTTGTTAAATTTGTCGCCGCTGCGATGGAGTTTGCGAAAAAGAAAACGAATTAA